In Daphnia pulicaria isolate SC F1-1A chromosome 9, SC_F0-13Bv2, whole genome shotgun sequence, a single genomic region encodes these proteins:
- the LOC124313133 gene encoding SEC14-like protein 2, which translates to MNLDQLNNDQKTVLKQFREAVKDCKLPESDDVYLLRWLVARDFDLAKSEKMLRNSMEWRRKYKVDTILQDYKTPEVLTKYFASGYTGVDKLNSYTVVVRYGMMDLKGILLSAKKRDYLMHVIEIVERTFFTVRNNPKKFKKSPDSIAQSTVIFDMAGFSMRHVTFKPALDTAIQLVQLYEGNYPELLRRVYVINAPKIFSVLFSMLKPFMHEKTKNKIQIYSHDAKQWKAAILEDFDPEELPACYGGAKTDPDGNPNCITMVNMGGEVPRSYYLNGKCNISDKKPLSICSGSKEKLEFEITQAGSVLKWDFHSDESDIAFAIYRKQGSELISIVPHDRVDCHMSPEEGEIFCDYVGVYVVEFDNTFSYLRSKKIWYSITIESSKPVCQNGNNLDYLDAEICN; encoded by the exons ATGAATCTCGACCAGCTCAACAACGACCAGAAAACTGTGTTAAAACAG TTTCGCGAGGCGGTGAAAGACTGCAAATTACCTGAATCGGACGATGTCTACCTTCTACGATGGCTCGTCG cGCGTGATTTTGATTTGGCCAAGTCGGAAAAGATGCTCCGTAAT TCAATGGAATGGCGTCGCAAGTACAAAGTGGACACGATTCTACAGGATTACAAGACACCGGAAGTTCTGACCAAATATTTCGCCTCTGGTTACACGGGTGTGGATAAGTTGAACAGCTACACGGTGGTTGTTCGATATGGGATGATGGATTTGAAGGGCATCCTGCTATCAGCTAAGAAGAGGGACTATTTGATGCACGTTATTGAAATAGTGGAGAGAACCTTCTTCACGGTTAGAAATAATCCTAAGAAGTTTAAGAAGTCCCCCGATTCGATTGCCCAATCTACCGTAATATTTGATATGGCCGGATTCTCAATGCGCCATGTCACCTTCAAACCAG CGCTGGATACGGCCATTCAACTGGTCCAGTTGTACGAAGGAAACTACCCGGAATTGCTCCGCCGTGTGTACGTGATTAATGCCCCAAAGATCTTCTCCGTCCTGTTCTCTATGCTGAAACCTTTCATGCAcgagaaaaccaaaaacaagatTCAGATCTACAGCCACGATGCGAAACAATGGAAAGCGGCCATTCTGGAAGATTTCGATCCTGAAGAGTTACCTGCCTGCTACGGTGGAGCTAAGACTGATCCCGATGGAAATCCTAATTGCATTACAATG GTTAATATGGGAGGAGAAGTTCCTAGGTCGTATTATCTCAACGGGAAATGTAATATTTCCGATAAGAAGCCCCTATCAATTTGCAGTGGATCAAAGGAGAAATTAGAATTTGAAATCACGCAAGCTGGCTCCGTCCTAAA ATGGGATTTTCATTCCGACGAAAGCGATATCGCTTTTGCCATTTATCGGAAACAAGGAAGCGAGTTGATTTCCATCGTCCCTCATGATCGAGTGGATTGTCACATGTCACCGGAAGAGGGGGAAATCTTTTGCGACTATGTTGGCGTCT ATGTCGTCGAATTCGACAACACCTTTAGCTATTTACGCTCAAAGAAGATTTGGTATTCGATCACGATTGAATCGTCGAAACCAGTTTGTCAGAATGGCAACAACTTGGATTATTTAGATGCAGAAATCTGCAACTGA
- the LOC124313151 gene encoding SEC14-like protein 2: MDLNQLSDEQKTIFKQFREATKDCKLPEPDDTYLLRWLVARDFDLVKSEKMLRNSLDWRHKNKIDLLIDSYQSPEVLTKYFSSGHLGVDKFKSYLILFRFGISDIKGILHSSKKKDCVLHITQILEKNFLMVRNDPSKYKRSPDAIAQTCAIIDLEGFSMSHVTYKPVIDAVIQCIQMYEANYPELLRRVFIINAPKIFSILYSIVTPFMHQRTRDKIQVYGHDSKQWKAALLADIDPDQLPASYGGTMTDPDGNPNCITKANMGGVVPKSYYFSGNKPDVGNKKSLSISRGSKEQLEFQVKEASTILKWDFHSEESDIGFAVYLKEGSELIPVVPPERVDCHMSAEEGEIPCDSTGVYVVEFDNSFSYLRSKKIWYSITIESSKPVCQNDNLDY; this comes from the exons ATGGACCTAAATCAACTCAGCGATGAGCAGAAAACCATTTTCAAACAG TTCCGTGAGGCGACTAAAGATTGCAAATTACCGGAACCTGACGACACTTATCTTTTGAGATGGCTCGTAG cgcgtgattttgatttggtcaaatctgaaaaaatgctCCGAAAT TCGCTGGATTGGcgccacaaaaataaaatcgactTATTGATAGATAGCTATCAGTCACCGGAAGTGTTGACGAAATACTTTTCTTCCGGGCACTTGGGGGTGGATAAGTTTAAAAGTTACTTGATTCTTTTCCGATTCGGAATTTCAGACATTAAAGGAATTCTGCATTCATCCAAGAAGAAAGATTGTGTATTGCACATAACTCAAATcctcgaaaaaaatttcttaatgGTTAGAAACGATCCATCGAAGTACAAGCGTTCACCCGATGCAATTGCCCAGACATGTGCTATTATAGACTTGGAAGGATTCTCCATGAGCCACGTCACGTATAAACCCG TGATAGATGCGGTCATTCAGTGTATCCAGATGTACGAAGCCAACTACCCGGAATTGCTCCGGCGTGTTTTTATAATCAATGCGCCCaagattttttcaattctctatTCCATCGTGACACCTTTTATGCACCAACGAACGAGGGATAAAATTCAAGTCTACGGCCACGATTCCAAGCAATGGAAGGCGGCCCTTCTGGCAGACATTGATCCCGATCAGCTTCCTGCTTCTTACGGAGGAACTATGACCGATCCTGATGGAAACCCAAACTGCATAACTAAG GCCAACATGGGCGGAGTAGTTCCGAAATCTTATTATTTCAGCGGCAATAAACCAGAcgttggaaacaaaaaatcctTGTCGATCTCAAGAGGATCAAAAGAACAACTGGAATTCCAAGTGAAAGAAGCATCTactattttaaa GTGGGATTTCCATTCAGAAGAGAGCGATATCGGCTTTGCAGTTTATCTTAAAGAAGGAAGCGAATTAATTCCAGTTGTTCCACCTGAACGTGTGGATTGTCACATGTCAGCGGAAGAGGGAGAAATCCCTTGTGACTCTACCGGTGTTT ATGTCGTCGAATTCGACAACAGCTTTAGCTACCTGCGCTCGAAGAAGATTTGGTATTCGATTACGATTGAATCGTCGAAACCAGTTTGTCAGAATGACAACTTGGATTATTGA